One window of Elaeis guineensis isolate ETL-2024a chromosome 11, EG11, whole genome shotgun sequence genomic DNA carries:
- the LOC105031966 gene encoding uncharacterized protein, giving the protein MGFVSFAGRVLFASVFLLSAYQEFNEFGVDGGPAAKALGPKFNLLMKHVSTHLGVVVPHVEMKHVVSATIFLKGLGGLLFIFSSSFGAYLLLLYLAFITPVVYDFYNYDMERPEFVQLFVKFAQNLALFGALLFFLGMKNSIPKRQPKKKVPKSKTN; this is encoded by the exons ATGGGGTTCGTGTCTTTCGCTGGGAGAGTCCTTTTTGCCTCCGTTTTCCTCCTCTCCGCATACCAGGA GTTCAATGAATTTGGAGTTGATGGTGGGCCAGCGGCCAAGGCCTTGGGGCCGAAATTCAACCTTCTCATGAAACATGTTTCAACCCATCTTGGGGTAGTAGTGCCACATGTTGAG ATGAAACATGTTGTTTCTGCCACCATATTTCTGAAAGGGCTTGGAGGTCTTCTGTTCATCTTCAGCAGCTCCTTTGGAGCATATCTCTTG CTTCTTTACCTGGCATTTATTACTCCTGTGGTGTATGACTTCTACAACTATGACATGGAGAGGCCAGAGTTTGTGCAGCTTTTCGTCAAGTTTGCTCAG AATTTGGCTCTCTTTGGTGCACTACTCTTTTTCCTGGGGATGAAGAACTCCATCCCAAAACGGCAGCCCAAGAAGAAGGTTCCCAAATCAAAAACAAATTAA